The Panicum hallii strain FIL2 chromosome 9, PHallii_v3.1, whole genome shotgun sequence genome has a window encoding:
- the LOC112877254 gene encoding serine--tRNA ligase: MLDINLFRADKGGNPDIIRESQRSRFAPVELVDEVIALDKAWRERQFELDKIRQELNATSKKIGKLKASKQEEEAKKLMESTDEIKKRLAAKEAEVQEAKSTLDAKLTTIGNIVHASVPISDDEANNAIVRTWGEKRVEENLKNHVDLCRMLDIVALEKGADVAGGRGYYLKDEGVLLNLALINFGLAFLRKRGFKPMQTPFFVRKETMGKCAQLAQFDEELYKVTGDGEDKYLIATSEQPLCAYHLGDRIYPAELPIKYAGYSTCFRKEAGSHGRDTAGIFRVHQFEKIEQFCVTSPNGNDSWEVHEEMLKNSEDFYQEIGLPYQVVSIVSGALNDAAAKKYDLEAWFPASKTFRELVSCSNCTDFQARRLGIGYGQKKNDEQSKQFVHMLNSTLTATERTLCCILENFQKEDGVEVPKALQPYMGGIEFLPFKQPLDAKQAADSKSNKSKSKGNAA; this comes from the exons ATGCTCGACATCAACCTCTTCCGCGCCGACAAGGGCGGCAACCCGGACATCATCCGCGAGTCCCAGCGCAGCCGATTCGCGCccgtcgagctcgtcgacgaggtcatCGCCCTCGACAAGGCATGGCGCGAAA GGCAGTTCGAGCTGGACAAGATCCGGCAGGAGCTCAACGCCACCAGCAAGAAGATCGGCAAGCTCAAGGCT AGCAAGCAAGAAGAGGAAGCAAAGAAGCTGATGGAGAGCACGGACGAGATCAAGAAGAGGCTGGCTGCCAAGGAAGCTGAGGTGCAGGAGGCCAAGAGCACCCTCGACGCCAAGCTCACCACGATTGGCAACATTGTGCATGCATCCGTGCCCATCAGCGACGACGAG GCAAACAATGCAATTGTACGGACATGGGGAGAGAAGAGAGTGGAGGAAAATTTGAAGAATCACGTGGACCTTTGCAGGATGCTTGACATTGTTGCATTGGAGAAGG GTGCTGATGTGGCTGGTGGTAGGGGTTACTATTTGAAGGATGAAGGTGTCCTCCTGAACCTGGCATTGATAAATTTTGGGCTAGCTTTCCTGAGAAAACGGGGCTTTAAGCCAATGCAAACACCTTTTTTCGTGAGAAAGGAAACTATGGGAAAATGTGCCCAGCTGGCACAGTTCGATGAGGAACTTTACAAG GTAACAGGTGACGGTGAGGATAAATACCTCATAGCCACATCTGAACAGCCATTGTGTGCTTATCATTTAGGTGACCGAATTTACCCTGCTGAGCTTCCAATAAA ATATGCTGGTTACTCCACCTGCTTCCGAAAAGAAGCTGGTTCGCATGGAAGGGACACAGCTGGCATCTTCAGAGTCCACCAATTTGAAAAGATTGAACAGTTCTGTGTTACAAGCCCCAATGGCAATGATTCTTGGGAGGTGCATGAAGAGATGTTAAAAAATTCAGAAGATTTTTATCAGGAG ATTGGCCTACCATATCAGGTGGTCTCCATTGTCTCTGGTGCACTTAATGATGCTGCAGCTAAAAAATATGATTTAGAAGCATGGTTCCCTGCATCAAAAACCTTCAGAGAATTGGTGTCCTGTTCAAATTGCACTGACTTTCAAGCGAGGAGGCTTGGAATTGGTTACGGACAGAAAAAG AACGACGAGCAGTCCAAGCAGTTTGTTCACATGCTCAATTCTACGTTGACTGCCACTGAGAGAACACTGTGTTGTATTCTGGAAAACTTCCAGAAGGAGGATGGTGTTGAAGTGCCAAAGGCGCTGCAACCTTACATGGGTGGAATAGAGTTCCTTCCTTTCAAGCAACCTCTGGATGCCAAACAAGCTGCTGACTCAAAATCAAACAAGTCTAAATCAAAG GGAAATGCTGCTTGA
- the LOC112875604 gene encoding J domain-containing protein required for chloroplast accumulation response 1 — protein MAGAPPLRSDLDFADVFGGPPRRSSGNEHRSSRGSQDRSSFGSSALTRARSGGSETPVFGDRVSSDRRRQLGEEFYKDIFPGNEAASPRRGGVGDWEDVFGGPASPGYTVRQRSSFSMRHNRGTDSSMPTSPSRQTSTRNDDGTSYDYSVPTSPNESTNNYLAQGAAQQDSRKKPFSWHHYSFLTRFRSQSGKKKNTSNYVSSMDSECEGTPISLESIMASDRFHFSFYKWAGKGALLVLPATAGEKAGDIIGLTNFPQVVVQGIDLVDDEDSMSTATGASKSQPDYEDSKSGKHSTNSATKEGAIPLFFDDYMQGMKQGNDCIKNDASSASPSAKSSQSPSGDKSRSSRVKEKVKSFIKIFSPESSPKRKRAPETPDQTSVGKNGSKSELQDKFSISNLEANENVETAQMNNQNAFIPAPYPVSDVQERMDKPVLTDTSKMETKMDTISGRNEVASNESINDDTKDKADTTIDQDERHMEDLDVCVVEQVSECPVHHADQEKELIKTSESKIREWSRGKEGNIRSLLSTLQYVLWPESGWKPVPLVDIIEGAAVKKAYQKALLCLHPDKLQQRGAATHQKYIAEKVFDILQESWNEFNSVTFG, from the exons ATGGCGGGCGCGCCGCCGCTGAGGTCGGACCTCGACTTCGCCGACGTCTTCGGcggcccgccgcgccgctcgtcgggGAACGAGCACCGCTCGAGCCGCGGCTCGCAGGACAGATCGTCGTTCGGGTCGTCCGCGCTCACCAGGGCGCGGAGCGGGGGATCGGAGACGCCCGTGTTCGGGGACCGTGTCAGCTCCGACAGGAGGAGGCAGCTCGGGGAGGAGTTCTACAAGGACATATTCCCCGGGAACGAGGCGGCGTCACCCAGACGGGGCGGCGTCGGGGATTGGGAGGATGTGTTCGGCGGGCCGGCGTCGCCTGGCTACACGGTCCGCCAGCGATCGAG CTTCTCCATGAGGCACAACAGAGGCACAGACAGTTCGATGCCTACTTCTCCCTCTCGGCAAACATCAACCAGAAATGATGATGGGACTTCTTATGATTACAGCGTTCCAACTTCACCGAATGAATCCACGAACAATTATTTAGCACAAGGGGCAGCCCAACAAGATTCAAGGAAGAAGCCCTTTTCATGGCATCACTATTCATTCCTAACTAGGTTCCGTTCTCAAAgtggaaaaaagaaaaacacaTCTAATTATGTCAGCTCCATGGACAGTGAATGTGAAGGGACTCCTATTAGCTTGGAAAGTATTATGGCCAGTGACAGGTTCCATTTTTCATTCTATAAGTGGGCGGGCAAAGGAGCCTTGTTAGTGCTGCCAGCTACAGCAGGAGAAAAAGCTGGAGACATTATTGGACTGACAAACTTTCCTCAAGTCGTTGTGCAAGGCATTGACCTAGTCGATGACGAAGACAGCATGTCAACTGCCACTGGAGCATCGAAGAGTCAACCAGACTATGAAGATTCCAAATCTGGAAAACATAGTACAAACTCAGCGACCAAGGAAGGAGCTATTCCTTTATTCTTTGATGACTACATGCAAG GAATGAAACAGGGCAATGATTGTATAAAGAATGATGCTTCATCAGCTAGCCCGAGCGCTAAAAGTTCTCAATCGCCTTCAGGAGATAAAAGTCGTAGTAGCAGGGTaaaggaaaaggtgaagagTTTCATAAAAATATTTAGCCCTGAGAGTTCACCAAAGCGCAAAAGAGCACCGGAAACACCAGACCAGACATCTGTGGGGAAAAATGGAAGCAAAAGTGAACTGCAAGATAAGTTTAGCATTTCCAATCTGGAGGCCAATGAGAATGTTGAAACAGCCCAAATGAACAATCAGAATGCATTTATACCTGCACCTTATCCA GTGAGTGATGTGCAAGAGAGGATGGACAAACCAGTACTGACTGATACTAGTAAAATGGAGACAAAAATGGATACAATTTCAGGGAGAAATGAAGTTGCTTCTAATG AGTCAATAAATGATGATACAAAAGACAAAGCAGACACCACAATAGATCAAGATGAAAGACACATGGAAGATCTTGATGTTTGTGTG GTTGAGCAAGTCTCTGAATGTCCTGTTCATCATGCTGATCAGGAAAAGGAGCTAATAAAG ACATCTGAATCTAAAATCCGCGAATGGTCaaggggaaaagaaggaaaTATTAGGTCATTGCTTTCGACACTGCAATAT GTCCTGTGGCCTGAGAGTGGATGGAAACCAGTTCCTCTTGTTGATATAATCGAAGGAGCAGCCGTCAAGAAGGCTTACCAGAAAGCATTATTATGCCTCCATCCAGATAAGTTACAGCAACGAGGAGCTGCCACGCATCAGAAGTATATAGCAGAGAAGGTTTTTGACATTCTACAG GAATCATGGAATGAATTCAATTCAGTCACTTTTGGATAG